A region from the Silene latifolia isolate original U9 population chromosome 7, ASM4854445v1, whole genome shotgun sequence genome encodes:
- the LOC141589927 gene encoding uncharacterized protein LOC141589927 translates to MDRDWMFVDRLDPRYRNGVEHFVRLAINNAENVEEIHCPCVKCGNNVYTRWIWHGEDVLPTLSSNLEDDSDIEGDDFDENFDRVDDLINDLKQSTEDPTQVEMFDRLAGDAIKPLYPGSSLTRLSATLKLYSLKAKNGRSDKSFTSFLQLLSEILPDGNELPKRTYDAKKILYPMGVDYVKVHACPNDCILYRKDYKDLNECPKCGASRYKLPKKNSKKNIGVPAKVLWYLPIIPRFKRIFANLKDTKNLIWHAEGRISDDKIRHPADSTQWKTIDHLFPEFGSEARNLRLGLCTDGMNPFGSLSSQWSTWPLLWDEGVEVYDAYHGETFNLRAMIFCTINDFPAYGNLSGYTVKRAKACPICEEDTISDRLVHGGKNVYLCNRRLC, encoded by the exons ATGGATCGTGACTGGATGTTTGTTGACCGTTTGGACCCTAGATATAGGAATGGGGTTGAACATTTTGTTAGACTTGCTATTAATAATGCGGAGAATGTTGAAGAAATTCATTGTCCATGTGTTAAATGTGGGAATAATGT ttatacaaggtGGATTTGGCATGGGGAGGATGTGTTGCCTACCTTGAGTAGTAATTTAGAGGATGATAGCGACATTGAGGGAGATGATTTTGATGAAaatttcgatcgagtagacgacCTGATTAATGATTTGAAACAATCCACTGAAGACCCCACACAAGTAGAGATGTTTGATAGGCTAGCTGGTGATGCAATTAAACCCCTATACCCAGGTTCAAGTTTGACACGCCTATCTGCAACTTTAAAATTGTATAGTTTAAAGGCGAAAAATGGACGGAGTGATAAAAGTTTCACAAGTTTTCTTCAGTTGTTGAGTGAGATTTTACCAGATGGCAATGAACTCCCTAAGCGTACCTATGATGCTAAGAAAATTTTGTATCCAATGGGAGTTGATTATGTAAAGGTACATGCATGTCCTAATGATTGCATTTTGTATCGAAAAGATTATAAAGATTTAAACGAATGTCCAAAGTGTGGGGCTTCACGTTACAAGTTGccgaaaaaaaattccaaaaaaaatatTGGGGTACCAGCTAAAGTCTTGTGGTATCTTCCCATTATCCCAAGATTTAAAAGAATTTTTGCAAATCTAAAAGATACAAAAAACTTAATTTGGCACGCTGAAGGTAGAATTTCAGATGACAAAATTCGTCATCCAGCTGATTCAACACAGTGGAAAACAATAGATCATTTGTTTCCTGAATTTGGATCCGAGGCTAGAAATTTAAGGCTTGGACTTTGTACTGATGGTATGAATCCGTTTGGTAGTCTAAGTAGTCAGTGGAGCACATGGCCG TTATTATGGGATGAAGGGGTAGAGGTATATGATGCTTATCATGGTGAGACTTTTAACTTACGTGCCATGATATTTTGCACCATTAATGATTTCCCGGCTTACGGCAACCTCTCTGGTTATACTGTGAAAAGGGCTAAAGCGTGTCCAATTTGTGAGGAGGATACAATTTCTGACCGTTTAGTTCATGGGGGAAAGAATGTGTACCTTTGTAATCGAAGattgtgttag